In one window of Erythrolamprus reginae isolate rEryReg1 chromosome 1, rEryReg1.hap1, whole genome shotgun sequence DNA:
- the LOC139160202 gene encoding uncharacterized protein: MEVMENWMRAGGNQTSGGGAGPTSQNVAGISAGTSGTSEPPRASGGLPGNQQGEQGRVAPPVGPGPAPRCVVRQVKEMPVRPPTILLCGHSMIFWAGRRVATSHWGTQLALSRHAKVEWLGRRGLHWDGLLPLLSGSSGGRAEPGVLVLHLGGNDLGLLKGLALVAQAGEDLKVLRKWWPSTRLVWSWILPRKVWRFAQHPRAIDKQRIQVNKEIGKLILAEGGFIIRHPDIRIHIPDLYRPDGVHLTDVGNDIFLTDLQRGLLELVQA; this comes from the exons ATGGAGGTGATGGAAAATTGGATGCGAGCCGGGGGCAACCAAACATCAGGAGGAGGTGCTGGGCCTACATCCCAGAATGTAGCCGGGATATCAGCAGGCACCAGTGGAACTTCAGAGCCTCCTAGGGCATCAGGCGGGCTCCCAGGGAACCAGCAGGGGGAACAAGGCAGAGTGGCACCACCTGTGG GTCCTGGCCCAGCTCCACGGTGTGTTGTACGACAGGTGAAGGAAATGCCCGTGAGGCCGCCCACAATACTGTTGTGTGGACACAGTATGATTTTCTGGGCTGGCAGAAGAGTTGCAACATCCCATTGGGGAACACAGTTGGCGTTAAGTCGCCATGCGAAGGTGGAGTGGCTGGGACGAAGAGGGCTGCATTGGGATGGACTCCTCCCACTGCTGAGTGGCTCGAGCGGTGGAAGGGCTGAGCCTGGTGTTTTGGTGTTGCACTTGGGTGGCAACGACCTTGGACTGCTGAAGGGCTTGGCACTGGTGGCCCAAGCTGGTGAAGACCTTAAGGTCTTAAGGAAGTGGTGGCCGAGCACGCGGCTGGTGTGGTCTTGGATCCTGCCTCGCAAGGTTTGGAGGTTTGCACAGCATCCAAGAGCGATTGACAAACAAAGGATTCAAGTTAATAAGGAAATTGGGAAACTAATTTTGGCCGAAGGGGGATTTATAATTAGGCACCCGGACATTCGCATTCATATTCCTGATCTTTACAGACCAGATGGGGTACACTTGACAGATGTTGGCAACGACATCTTCTTGACAGACCTGCAGAGGGGCCTGCTAGAGCTGGTGCAGGCTTAA